TACCAAATGAGAATGCAACTCAACAGCGCATTTCAGACACCAGCCGAAGACGTTGGTCTGGACGTCGCTGGTACATACCGTGGACCTTAGTGCTGACAAGGGTTTCGGGGCATTGTTGGCCACCCAAAATGCCAAATGGACCAAATCCTGCAGAACGCTGAAGGAAGTTAACGACGTTTCTGAAACGATCCCCTGTCTCATTTCTGCACTAATGCCCACCACGATCCCGAACGCTCATGGTTGTTTGTCAGCCGGCATATAAATTCCCAAGACTTTCGCTCTGGTTCATTGTCCACCAGATACCCAATTCATTGGCTGGTCGTTCTTGGTATAGTACTGGGGCACAATGACTCGTAGGTATCGGGAGCGGAGTACAGGGGTGGTGCGTGAATATAGCTTAGAAATACCTCGTGTTACTGAGCCATCCGCACCAATGCGAATTTGGTAGGCCAGTGGGGGTGACAGGCTGTTTGAAGTTATCCAACCTAGGTGTGGCGAGACTTTTCAATAGCGTAGACCGTTTACACCAACAGTGCGAACTACTTCGTTGCTCGTGGCAACCTTTATTGAGCTATCTAGAGGGTTAATTAAGACTTCTCTATAGGTGACGATAGCTCCGTTGGCTGACCGAGATGATGTGGAAATTCCCGTTGACAATCGAATAACACAGCTGAGCCATAAAATCCTCTCAGAGGCAAGAAAATTGCCTGGTAGGCTCCACAAAAACGCGGCATAGGCCTCGTGGGTTCGTCACTTTGCGAACTGGCAATGACCAATGTCACCCCAGCAGTCATTACCGACATCGTACCTTGCTAAGCGAGAAGCAAGAACACGTCGCGTCGCGATCTCTCTATCTAAACCCAAGACTCTGGTCAAGATTCCGTTTCTGCGATGAATTAATGGCATTGTAGACAGCGCTCCTAATAGTCCATAGACTATCGGTCCGGTCTGCGTTttgcagaccagactgatgGTCCAGTCCACGTCCCTCAGACAGACTGTTGcggatggtctggtctgactgAAACAGACTGAccaacagtctggtccaatgaTCTCAGACCGACTGTCAGACTAATAGTCTGACCCAATTTTGCTACATGTCCTCCAAGCCAATTGAAGCTGGCCCCTGACGCCATCGTAACCCTGCTAGCCCTGTTGGGCTTAGCGATTCTCAAATTCCCATCAGTGGTTAGACTTCAATTGGCTCAGAGAGAGAGTGCAAGATCTTTCAGTCAAGTAATTCCAACCTACAGAGCTGGAGGTATATACGTCTGTCCACGCAACGGTATGAGGGTTTAtttttcatcatcagtaTATATTTTGGGCCCAGCGCCAGTGATGGAATCAAAACATGTAGGCAGCATTTACTGCAAAGCTGTCACAAGTCATGTCTTCTATCGGCGATCTCTCGGGGAGTGCTTCTGGCTGCAATAGCCGTCCGGATGATTCTGACCTCAACTTAGCCACTTCTTTTTCAGCagcttcctcatcttcaaatCCTAGCGCCTCCCGCCACAAGACATCCCCTATCTGGCAACATTGTCGACTAGAAGAGGGTAGAAATATACCGGCTGCCTGGGTCGATTCCAACGGAAGgagatggtggcattgcCAACCCTGCTTCGacaggaagaaaagagacaaGAAGTACAACTGCTCTGGTGGATCGTCCACTATCATCGATCATCTGCGTAAACAGCATGGAATTGTGCTCTCTAAGAGGCAAGACATCCACCGGGAAGCGACAGAAAGCCGCCTTGGAGACATTAGTTCCTTCTTGAGCAAAGAAACCCTGACCTCTACCAAGAGACGCAAGGTGACAGCAGAGGAGGATACGCTTGACCAAGCCACTCTGCGCGAACTATACTGCCGCTACACGGTAGCTTGCAGTCTGCCTTTTGCTCAGGTCGAACATCCGGCCTTTCGTGACTTGATCCGCTATCTTCGTCCGGCTGCCGATGATCTCCTTCCAAGGTCAGGCGATACAGTTAAGACCGACTTACAATGGGGCTATGACAACAAGAAGGAGTTTGTAAAGAGAagctttgcaaaatgctcTTTCTTCGATCCACAGTATTCCTGACAATTGGACTTCGCCGAATGGTTTGGGGGTCATTGGTTTCACAGTTCAATTCGTAACGGAAGATCACGGTTTACAATCGCTTGTGGTGAGGATTAAGGAGCTGGAAGGAGAACACAGCGGAGAACACATGgccgaagccatcatggagttCATACGAGAATACGGTATCGCCACAAAAGTTGGAtacttcatgatggacaatgtTAGCAACATGAACACCATGATTGACAAGGTCTCTGACGAACTGGAGCGAGAGTTTGATGTTTTCTACGACACTCTTCCCCATCGGCTTCGCTGTACCGGCCACATCATGAACCTGGCCGTGATGGAATTTCTCATAGGAAAACGGCCGCGGACGACAGGCTCCTATGGTGGGCCATCCGaagaggagattgaggaatGGAGAAAGCGAGGGGCGATAGGAAAGCTTCATAATATCGTGGTCTATGTCACTTGGACCACCAGAGGCTTCAAACGTTTACTGTTCTCACCGATGGCCTCAGGCTACGGCGTGACAATGACACTCGTTGGAATTCATGGTACAACATGGTTGAAAGGGCTCTGAGGCCTAAAGTCAGGCAAGCTATCACCGTATTTTGCGCGCAAGAGCCTGCTCTACAAGAGGATACCCTGACTCCGTCTGATTGGGTAACTTTGGCCGAGATTCACAAGTTTCTGGAACCATTCCACGACGCGACAATGGCCAACGAGGGCGTTCAAAATTCCATCGCCGACGTTCTCCCCACCATGGATTATCTCCTACACCACATCGAGGCCGCCAGGGaggccaccaccatcccccACTTGGCTacaatgatggagactgcTTGGGCCAAACTGGCCGACTACTACGAATTGACAGAAGACTCTCCAGTCTATTCAGCAGCCACAGTCTTAAACCCTTCTTTCAAGTGGGCATACATGGAGAAGACTTGGGAAGACAAGACGGAATGGATTGAGAGAGCTAAATCTCGGGTAGGGCAGCTGTGGAGGGAATCGTACAAATCAACTTCTTCCTTGCCGGTTCTTCGACGAGGCTCAGCAGAGGAGCCAACTACGAGGCGACTAAATGGGTACAAAATGTGGATGAATGAGCAGAAGGCGACGATTTTCAACACGGACGATGACGAGTACGAAGTGTACTGTCGTGAGCCTGTTGTGATGACGCCGGACCCGCTGAAATGGTGGCTGGAGGTGGCCCAGCGAAGACGATTCCCTAGCttgtcattgatggccaTCGACATTCTTTCTATCGCAGCTATGTCTTCTGGGACAGAGCGACTCTTTTCTAAATTAAAACTTACGGTAACCGATCAGCGAGGAGCTATAGACGCTGAAACTTTAAATATCGTGGAATGCCTACGTTCCTGGGACAGCAGCGCCTTGATAGTCCCATCAGATGTGAGTTTTTTGCTTCGTGAGGACTACCGTCAGCTAATTGCAGAATGCAGTGTCGCTATGTCGATGCGGCTTCCGGGTTTAATCACTCTGATGCATTGGGACGCGAGGAGAGCGGTGGGGGATTAGACACAGTGGAGATAGCCTAGGGGAGCTTGGAGGTAGAATCGTAGATGGCAGAGTCATATGCTGTGATTTAGACTAATAGTCCAGACTGCAGTCCGGactgcagtctggtctgatgatgacggaCGGACCAATAGTCCAGTCTGGCAAAGACGGACCGGACCgacggtctggtctgacgATAACAGGCAGACCAACAGACCAGTCTGCCTATGACAGACCGTCGACTAGTCCAGTCTGACCATGACGGACCGACCAACAGTCCAGTCTGAGGTTTCCAGACTGACTGTTTGGACTATTAGGAGCGCTGGATATGGGATCATACGCCCTTTGGAAGAAACGAGATCGTCCGTAATACGGAAGGTCAGATTGTATGGCGTTGCAAGTACTGTAAAGAGAAGCCGGCCGAATACCTTGAAAGTGGAGGTACAGCTCATGTCTACAAGCACCTTAAATCTCACAGCAGTCTTGGCATATTAACGCCGAACGAAAAACGGGCGGCTAAAACAAGGAACCATCTTGAGGAAGCCTTCTCGCGGATGTCTCAGGACGCCATCCCCCTTAAACGCCGTCGACACAATGACGAACCGACAGATCTTAACGCTGACAAATTCGAGCAACTGTATGTAGAGTGGATCGCAGACTGTGGGCTTGCACTTCAGGGTGGTCATCGATAAGTTTATCGATTTGTGTCGTCGATCGATATCGTATCGACGCTTCTCGATATCGCATCGATATCGACGATAAACCTCCCGAAAATATAACCTGTCACATTAGCACCCAATGTGGCTTGCACATCGCAATTTCGTGTTGGCAAGACGAAAACCCGCCACAATGTGACAGGATACGAGGACCAGAGAGAAGGCAAACCAGCACCTGGGCGAGCTGCTATCTCATACTAGAGATATGTCACATTGCTGTCTTTCAGTGCGTCTACTTTCTAAATTTAAACTCTGTCGTCGACGAACTGTTCGATAATGGAACAGTTGATACTTCATCATGACTTCTTTACCAGACTCGTCATCCATTTTGGAGTTGTCCACTACTGCTGCACTTTCAGAATCTCAGCAGCATGTATCCAGAGTCTCAAGCATCCGAACACACGCTCGAGAACCCAGGAGTGACGAACCGAAGTACCAGGCCAGAAACCGTATATTTTATTGCAAGTACTGCGAGGATCCTTCTTACGGTTGCCAAAGTAGTACAACCTTTCGAAATCACCTTCTCAAGAAGCACGACATATACTTCGAACACGAGCCTCGCCGGGTTGATGCCGCTAGCCTGCTCAGCCTGCAAGCTCTCTACGATCAAGCCGCTattgccaaccagacttcagaGCTTGACTCCCAAATCTTCAAGAAAGTGCTACATAAAGATGTGATTACCGAGGCGCTTATCTCATTGATTACCGTGCATCGTTTGCCCTTTAGGCTGGTCGAGTCGGACGAGTTCCATACATTCTGTAAAGCATTAAATCCCCAAGCCACTACTGAGATAATCTCGTCCCATTCCGAAGTCAGAAAGAAGGTGGCTAGTTCATGGCTCTTTCAAAAGGACTCGGTACGGAAAAGGCTTCAGTCAGCGCTATCCAAGATTCACATTTCTGCTGATATTTGGACATCGCCGAGCCAGAAGCTCTTCCTTGGAATTTGCGCACAGTTCGTCGACTATGAGACAGAAAAGCTCTCTAAAGCacttcttgcccttcctCTCATCCTGTCCCACAGTGCTGAGGTCCAGTTTGAAACATTGTTCTCGATTCTCCAGGATTACGGCATCTGCCAGAAACTCGGCGCTTTCGTTGGCGATAATGCCTCTTCAAACGACAAGCTTTGCCGGACAATGAGCTCGGCGCTGCAAAAAGAGGGAATATCTTGGGATGCAAGTGCCAATCGGATCAGATGCTGTGGCCATGTCATCAACCTCGCTGTTAAGGCATTCCTGTTTCAGGAGGTAGAAcaggaagagcagcaaaCTAAAGACTTGGAGCAGGACAATGTGTCGAAGAGACGGGATGCCTTTCGGAGTCTTGGGCCACTAGGACAGCTTCATAACATTGTCGTCCATATCCGCGGGTCGCCAGCTCGTATGCGACAGTTCACCGATCTAGCAGGCCGTGCAGTTCCTCTTGATAATTGTACAAGATGGAATAGCTGGCATCAGATGCTGCAGGTTGCAACGGAAAAGTCTGCAGACATCGATTCCTACTCGAAGCTGTACTTTGAGGATCTTAAGAACGATTACCTTTCGCCGCAAGACTGGGAACGGCTTCGGGCTACACTGGAATTTCTCAAGCCATTCCACCGTGCTACCAAAGCGACAGAGGGTGACGCCGCCACGATCGACCGGGTCCTCTTCACGATGGATATTATTGTGCAGCATTTCAAGACAAGCTTTGACAAGTTTGAGTCTGATCAGTTCTTCGGCCCTCGCATCATGAGGAGCTGGCAAGCCTTTGACAAGTATTACCTCAAAACAGATGATTCGCCCTATTATGCAGCAGCCATGATTTTCCATCCATCGCGCCGAATAGGATACCTGAAGCATAACTGGGACAAAAAGTGGGTGCGGCCAGCTATTCAAGCTGTCAAGCAGCTTTGGTGCGACTTTAAAGCCCAAGAGCACATTAGCCTATCAGTTCCTCACGACGAATCGGTGCGCGCCACCATGGGTAGCCCGGAAGCGTTTGACATTATTGCTGAGAGGCTTCGGAACTTTCCACGACCACAGAGCAAGGATGAATATGAGGAGTACACCAGCGAGCCTGCCATCCTCATTGATATTCCTGCCCTTGAGTGGTGGCTAGATGCGCAGCAACGCAAGCGTTGGCCGAAACTCTCGCAGCTTGCAGTTAATGTGCTGTCAATTCCTGCGATGAGcgcagaggcagagagggTATTCTCAGGGGCGCGGCGGACTATATCATGGGAGCGGATGAAGCTTGGGGAGGACACTATTGAGAAGGTAGAATGTTTAAAGCATTGGAGGAAAAATGGAGTGGCGCGCGGAACAGACAGTAGTTAATTTCCACAATGTCAATGTAAATAATTTTAGCTTGAAACAGTGGTGAGAGGGTAATTTGAGTCATGTGGTCCGTGCTCGTTCATATCGACGATATCGACGATATCGCCcatcgatatcgatatcgtatcgtatcgtatcgaTCATATCGACGACCACCCTGTTGCACTTCGTATGGCAATAAGAGAAACCTTCCGAGCCTTACTCAAATTTCTCAACCCTGGAGTGCTCTCAATCCTACCTACATCACATCAAACGATTCGCGAGTGGGTAATGCGAACGTTCGAGACGCAAAAGCGGCGTATGCGGCAAATTCTCCAATCAGCTATTTCGAGAATACATTTCACTGTCGATTTGTGGTCCTCTCCAAAtaagcttggcatccttggtATTATTGCACACTTTATTGACAGCAACGGCGAGTTGGTTTCATATTGTGTTGCTCTACGAGAGGTGCACGGCAAACATTCAGGGGAGAATCAGGCTCACATTGTAATGAATGTTGTCGAGGACTACGGAATTGTCACTCAAATTGGATATTTTGTTTCAGACAATGCAGATTCAAATGATACGTTGATGACTACTCTACAGAAATTGTTGAGCGAGAAGCATGACATAGTATATGATGCGAAACATCACCGCCTTCGTTGTAATGGTCATACCATCAATCTAGCAGCGCACGCATTTATGTTCCCGAAGGCCGCCCCGTTGAAGCCCCGACGAAAAACAAGGTGAAAAGAGACCCCACGAGCGAATATGCCAAACCTTCTGAATCTGATAGATTAAAATGGAGGAAGGCTGGTcctcttggcaagctgcACGACATTGTTGTCTTTATTCGGTGTAGTCCGCAACGAATACAGAGGTTCAGAGAGATCAGTGAGAAGAAGGGACTTCTTCGCGACAACGATACAAGATGGAACTCCAAGTACTACATGACCGCGAGAGCTATCGAACTTGCAGATCAAATTGATTACTTTTGCTCCAAGGAGAAAGACTTAAAGCTTGACTCACTCTCAGAGCAAGACTGGGCTGAGCTAAAAAAAAGTTTGCAACTTCCTCAAATCATTCGCcgatgcaaccaaggctaCAGAAGGTCACGCGCACACAATTGACAGAACGCTACCAATAATGGACTTCTTGCTTAGTAGGAAGTGACGCTTTTATGGCGCCTTGTGTTGAGGCTGGTTGGGCGAAACTCGACGCGTATTACACTCTTACGGAGCGTTCATCTGCACATGTTGCAGCTATTGTCCTCAGTCCCCACCGGAAGTGGCACTACATTGATGTCGCCTGGGAGGACCACCCTGAGTGGATTGATAGTAGCAAGACCGCCGTAGAAGGCCTCTGGAAAACTCGCTACGCACCGGTCGCCAGGTTGGCCGAGTCGCCGGCTCATGCCTTAGTTGACAAGCCACCAGTGAGAAATTCGTTTCTTGCTTGGGAAGACGAGCAGGAGGATCTCGATCTTCCTACCCAGTTTGATGAGTATCAGAGTTAGATATCAGCCCCAAggatcaaggtcaaggacgTGCGAAAGTGGTGGCTGGAGGATACACAACAAACGCTGTACCCAAACCTTTCCAAAATGGCGCTAGATCTTTTGTCAATTCCAGCAATGTCTGCCGAACCAGAACGCCTCTTCTCTGACACCAAGATCACCCTCCAAGATCGCAGAAATAGGTTGGGAATTGGCATAATTGAGGCAATTGAGTGCATAAAGTCCTGGTCAAAGACTCATCGGGTGGCTTGggttgacgacattggacTTGTTTTGGATACAGAAGCAATGAATGAGGATGAACAGCAGGGGCCTTCTAACATTATATCTGACAATATGACTGTATGAGCAGTAGATAGCATATGAACAATACGAGTGGCGTGCAATAAGTTAAGTTATGTCTATTGTCCCAATCTAAAACCTTAGCCTAACGCAACTGAGGTGTGAGAGACCGTTTTGTCGAGCTGTCTCATCCTTCGGAAAACGAATACTATTCTATGTTGGCGCGAATAGCTTTAAATTTCTACGGTCAGCGAGACAGCTTTGAGCCTCAATGTTACTCAATTCGGTTAGCCTTATGCTTGGGCCATGCGGCTCGTTGCACGGCGTGCAATATGATAttgcaatacgatattggtcaaatacagtgcaataccGTACacagtgcagtgcagcaaattcctAAACAATCCAGTGCAGTTTGGAGTTGAAAAAATATCGTATACGGTATTTTGCACTATTTACATCACTGCAATACACATCActtgacaatacaatcaTATTGCGAGGGggtccatattgccaatatacgattgtttatattatttACTACACTGCAGTTAGGAAACTGTCTATTTGTCACTATTAGGAGCTCTGGTTACAAGGTTGAGATTTATGGTATTGGATATGTTTAGTTACATTTCTTATGACTTAACTCCCTGCAGCCAATACAATCTTGTTAAACCTTGCGACATTCCGGCAAATTAGCTATTCCCAGTGCAATTTTCATGAGTCATAACGTAGTACATTACCATATATTCCTGTCGTCTTGCCAGCACCTACTCTACAATGTTGTCAATTATTTGTATGTGGCTTTGACGTATGTACCTCCAGGTGCCCAAATATGCAGAGGGGGGTGCCCATGTTCACAGTCGCCGCAGTTATGACATTGCTGGATTATCAATTATTTCATTTCATTATCCAGGTCACAACGATTGATAATGACGGATGGTCCCTTCTGTGATTGGCTACTCCCTCCTTCCTCCTGAACTTCTGGAATGAGGTTATTGCCTGTCCTGCTGCTCTCGTGGGCGAATATGAGACGCGAGGCGAGGATATCGATACTGTTGATATCTCTATATTAGCAGGCTCTAGGGATGATTGATATGCAGGCATGTAGAAAGTAGAGAATAAACTTACTACATCACGATTGGGAACAGACACTCTACTGTATATATAAACGAATCAATATCGCGTTCCACCCCTTGTCCGAAAACCCCGATCCTGACTGATGCTATTACGGTGCGCCCAATGCCGATGAATGCAATTGTGGCGAGGCGGATCTCGGTGCTGCGCATAATATAGCGGAATAGCCTGCCCCCTCCCAATGGCGACGACATTATTGTCCGGAGTACCGCGCGGAAATTCTTCAGTAAAAACACGGCGCTCATGCACTCCACGATTGCGATAGTTAAGTAGTAGCCTAAGAGCAGCCGCTTTTGTACAGCTGGAGAATAAGCCGGGGAGCCGAGATAATATCCCACGCTAAACACGGCAATGAAGACCTGAATAACCAAGATGACGAGCATCAGCACCCAGAAAAGCACCCGGAAGAGTTTGCGCTCGCGGCCACAGAGGATATTCTTCAGGATCACATAGTTATAAAAGGGGAGTCCGGCTTCTTGAACCTATAGAAGTAGGCGATTATGCCATTATGTTAGTTGGCTGCGATATAGCCGGAAGGGCTTCTGTTAGAGACAGTCGGAGTGTGCGGGTTTCTGGCATGCATGACGTTCGATGCTCCTTTCTTGTGCTCAGGGAGGGATAAAGGCAATATTATATGAAGACTGATGGATTGAGAACGGcggaaaatgaagaaatgTGTAGGTCTCTTCCCCTGCGCCGCTTGTCGCACTGGTGGTAAACGACAACAGGGTCAATATGGGGGCAAATAAGGATGCAGAGAAGAGCGAGGCGTTTACCTAGGGCCCGTGCCTTGGGCAATATACCTTAGGCGACGGAAGCCCGTGAATCTCGTCCGAATGACACTCACCAGGTAAGAGAGACTCCCGAAGCCGGCAGCGACCGCCTGGTTGAGGGGTGCATGCTCGGCGGTAACGGCGACATAGTAGTTAAAACCATTAGCGAGACAAACAGCAATGGAGTTAACCATCGGCACCAGGATAAGAACCGAGACCTCGCCTATAATGCCAGCGACCATGAAACCGACGAGGACATTGCATAGCCCAATAGCGCTCTGGATCCCCTGTGTCGTGGAAAAGAAGCGCGGTATTGCAGAGTCTGTATTCGATGACATGATTGAACTAAGGAGTTCCGAATTACACTTTCGTTCGATGGCAGGGACGCCGCCCTTTATTAGAGCGGGATCCCACTTATGTAGGCCTGCaccatcgccgccgccaaaataTCAGACAGAACGTTATTGTTAGCatgctggtgctggccaTCCAACATTGGAGTCCTGCAGACAGAACGGAATTAAATGGCGGCGCCTTGGTTTCCCGCCTCTGTCAAGGTTCAGCAAGCCAGCACTGACTCAAGTACAGCTAGTTCCGCTGCAGCGCCAAATCACGAAGCTTCAACTGGTCGAACCCAGCTGCTAGCCTTGCGC
The DNA window shown above is from Pochonia chlamydosporia 170 chromosome Unknown PCv3seq00015, whole genome shotgun sequence and carries:
- a CDS encoding transposase-like protein (similar to Beauveria bassiana ARSEF 2860 XP_008602358.1) → MSSIGDLSGSASGCNSRPDDSDLNLATSFSAASSSSNPSASRHKTSPIWQHCRLEEGRNIPAAWVDSNGRRWWHCQPCFDRKKRDKKYNCSGGSSTIIDHLRKQHGIVLSKRQDIHREATESRLGDISSFLSKETLTSTKRRKVTAEEDTLDQATLRELYCRYTVACSLPFAQVEHPAFRDLIRYLRPAADDLLPRSGDTVKTDLQWGYDNKKDIPDNWTSPNGLGVIGFTVQFVTEDHGLQSLVVRIKELEGEHSGEHMAEAIMEFIREYGIATKVGYFMMDNVSNMNTMIDKVSDELEREFDVFYDTLPHRLRCTGHIMNLAVMEFLIGKRPRTTGSYGGPSEEEIEEWRKRGAIGKLHNIVVYVTWTTRGFKRLLFSPMASGYGVTMTLVGIHEPALQEDTLTPSDWVTLAEIHKFLEPFHDATMANEGVQNSIADVLPTMDYLLHHIEAAREATTIPHLATMMETAWAKLADYYELTEDSPVYSAATVLNPSFKWAYMEKTWEDKTEWIERAKSRVGQLWRESYKSTSSLPVLRRGSAEEPTTRRLNGYKMWMNEQKATIFNTDDDEYEVYCREPVVMTPDPLKWWLEVAQRRRFPSLSLMAIDILSIAAMSSGTERLFSKLKLTVTDQRGAIDAETLNIVECLRSWDSSALIVPSDCRYVDAASGFNHSDALGREESGGGLDTVEIA